A region from the Tahibacter amnicola genome encodes:
- the typA gene encoding translational GTPase TypA: MSIEKLRNIAIVAHVDHGKTTLVDQLLKQSNTLADRAVLADRAMDSNDLEKERGITILAKNTAIRWGDYRINIVDTPGHADFGGEVERVLSMVDSVLVLVDAFDGPMPQTRFVTQKAFQMGFKPIVVINKVDRPGARPDYVLNATFDLFDRLGATDEQLDFPVVYASGLQGYAGMDESVREGDMTPLFQAIVDKVKIPDVDPEGSFQMRISQLDYNSYVGVIGIGRIQRGKVKPNQSVVVIDREGKKKQGRILQVLGFMGLERHEVAEAVAGDIVAISGIEGLGISDTVCAPDAVEALPALTVDEPTISMTFQVNNSPFAGKKEHSGGKFLTSRQIRDRLHRELLHNVALKVEDTAEAEKFKVSGRGELHLSILIETMRREGYELAVSRPEVIIKEIDGQMMEPFEQLVVDLEEQFQGGVMQRLGERKAQLKNIEPDGRGRVRMEYLIPARGLIGFQTEFRTITAGTGLLFHVFDHYGPKSEGAIAARPNGVMISNGTGPSPAYAQFAMQERGRLLIEAGEEVYEGQLVGIHAKDNDLTVNALRAKQLTNFRAAGKDDALALTPPIKMTLEQALEFIEDDELVEVTPLAIRLRKKHLTENDRKKHSRAA, encoded by the coding sequence ATGTCCATCGAAAAGCTCCGCAATATCGCCATCGTCGCCCACGTCGACCATGGCAAAACGACCCTCGTCGACCAGTTGCTCAAGCAGTCCAACACCCTGGCCGACCGCGCCGTACTGGCCGATCGCGCGATGGACTCCAACGACCTGGAAAAGGAACGCGGCATCACCATCCTGGCCAAGAACACGGCCATCCGCTGGGGTGACTACCGCATCAACATCGTCGATACCCCAGGCCACGCGGACTTCGGTGGCGAAGTCGAGCGCGTGCTGTCGATGGTCGACTCGGTCCTGGTGCTGGTCGACGCCTTCGACGGCCCGATGCCGCAGACGCGCTTCGTTACCCAGAAGGCGTTCCAGATGGGCTTCAAGCCCATCGTCGTGATCAACAAGGTGGACCGCCCGGGCGCCCGCCCGGACTACGTCCTCAACGCCACCTTCGACCTGTTCGACCGTCTCGGTGCGACCGACGAACAGCTCGACTTCCCGGTTGTCTACGCCTCGGGCCTGCAGGGCTACGCCGGCATGGACGAATCGGTCCGCGAAGGCGACATGACGCCGCTGTTCCAGGCCATTGTCGACAAGGTGAAAATCCCCGATGTGGATCCGGAAGGTTCCTTCCAGATGCGCATCAGTCAGCTCGATTACAACAGCTACGTGGGCGTGATCGGCATCGGTCGCATCCAGCGTGGCAAGGTCAAGCCGAACCAGAGCGTGGTCGTGATCGACCGCGAAGGCAAGAAGAAGCAAGGTCGTATCCTGCAGGTGCTCGGCTTCATGGGCCTTGAGCGGCACGAAGTGGCCGAAGCCGTGGCCGGCGATATCGTCGCCATCAGCGGTATCGAAGGACTGGGCATCTCCGACACGGTCTGTGCGCCGGACGCCGTCGAGGCGCTTCCCGCGCTGACCGTGGACGAGCCCACCATCAGCATGACGTTCCAGGTCAACAACTCGCCGTTTGCCGGCAAGAAGGAACACTCCGGCGGCAAGTTCCTCACCAGCCGCCAGATCCGCGATCGCCTGCACCGCGAATTGCTGCACAACGTGGCGCTGAAGGTGGAAGACACGGCCGAGGCGGAAAAATTCAAAGTTTCCGGACGCGGCGAATTGCACTTGTCCATCCTGATCGAGACGATGCGCCGCGAGGGCTATGAACTGGCCGTTTCGCGTCCGGAAGTGATCATCAAGGAAATCGACGGCCAGATGATGGAGCCGTTCGAACAGCTGGTCGTCGACCTGGAAGAACAGTTCCAGGGTGGCGTGATGCAGCGCCTGGGCGAGCGCAAGGCGCAGCTGAAGAACATCGAACCGGATGGTCGCGGCCGTGTCCGCATGGAATACCTGATCCCGGCCCGCGGCCTGATCGGCTTCCAGACGGAATTCCGCACCATCACGGCCGGCACCGGCCTGCTGTTCCATGTGTTCGACCACTACGGCCCGAAGTCCGAAGGCGCCATCGCCGCGCGACCGAATGGCGTGATGATCTCCAACGGCACCGGCCCGTCGCCCGCCTACGCCCAGTTCGCGATGCAGGAACGCGGCCGCCTGCTGATCGAAGCCGGTGAAGAAGTCTATGAAGGCCAGCTGGTCGGTATCCACGCCAAGGACAACGACCTCACCGTCAACGCCCTGCGCGCCAAGCAGCTGACCAACTTCCGCGCCGCTGGCAAGGACGACGCCCTCGCCCTGACCCCGCCGATCAAGATGACGCTCGAACAGGCGCTGGAATTCATCGAAGACGACGAACTGGTCGAAGTGACGCCGCTGGCCATCCGCCTGCGCAAGAAGCACCTGACCGAAAACGACCGCAAGAAGCACTCGCGCGCGGCCTGA
- a CDS encoding tetratricopeptide repeat protein has product MAQHPHFESFKAAWQAGNYAQALGHIDTVIVDHPQVASLHWYRANCLEKLDSRHEALAALADVLTLKPDHAAALVKQVELDWGDDVDDEDEEDHLTPAQLQAREREAAQRVQRHTAQLRRAIDSDPHFAEAYFALSNLIRHSANEEDLSQASKADALLERAITLAPERLEFRDARANVHRGRALLVPEGTPPEDCVTTFSGLQYLRRELEAALHEFEHCARLDGTHRYYVRIASILHDLGRFDEALAQYDHALALLPSDSPQRDFILEMRARSEGNGAGERDQMARMLENVVGKGERNQVDDMVATALLGAAGAVRKGRSLGDAIAARMPESPDDLMAANIAEQILGVAHEPQPGLVEADAKSFPGYQRSHAAQQKKALLAIGMRHIGDAEATGLMQTLGQRVLLGLYADATGEVGVATFALKPKWPGLVGFVLLLVTGKWKVHRMTECVSHFDDGTHISTQYESISPFAYGGPIDIERIPRNQTVQALVARHRERVDAYKQQRPYSRPLLATDLEGVEERWCAGQDAKRNYRRSIGYATDSELRGLLGAHYGQLGDKVKAKLVELAADRDGD; this is encoded by the coding sequence ATGGCACAGCATCCGCATTTCGAATCCTTCAAGGCCGCATGGCAGGCCGGAAACTACGCCCAGGCACTGGGACACATCGACACGGTGATCGTCGATCATCCACAGGTCGCGTCGCTGCATTGGTATCGTGCCAACTGCCTGGAAAAGCTCGACAGCCGCCACGAGGCACTGGCGGCGCTGGCCGATGTGCTGACGCTCAAACCGGACCACGCAGCGGCGCTGGTCAAGCAGGTGGAGCTGGACTGGGGCGATGATGTCGACGACGAAGATGAGGAAGACCACCTCACGCCGGCGCAACTGCAGGCCCGTGAGCGGGAGGCCGCGCAACGGGTGCAGCGTCACACCGCGCAATTGCGGCGCGCGATCGACAGCGATCCTCACTTTGCCGAGGCCTATTTCGCCCTGTCGAACCTGATTCGCCACAGCGCGAACGAGGAAGATCTCAGCCAGGCGTCAAAGGCCGATGCCCTGCTTGAGCGCGCCATCACGCTGGCGCCGGAACGGCTCGAATTTCGCGATGCGCGCGCCAATGTCCACCGCGGGCGCGCACTGCTGGTCCCGGAAGGCACGCCGCCGGAAGACTGCGTCACCACGTTCAGCGGCCTGCAGTATCTGCGGCGGGAACTGGAAGCCGCGCTGCACGAATTCGAGCACTGCGCCCGGCTGGACGGTACGCACCGCTACTACGTGCGGATTGCCTCCATCCTTCACGATCTCGGACGCTTTGACGAGGCGCTGGCACAGTATGACCACGCGCTTGCTCTGCTGCCGTCCGATTCACCGCAGCGGGACTTCATTCTGGAAATGCGCGCCCGCTCGGAAGGCAATGGCGCCGGTGAGCGTGACCAGATGGCACGCATGCTGGAGAACGTCGTGGGAAAAGGCGAGCGTAACCAGGTCGATGACATGGTGGCGACCGCCCTGCTCGGCGCCGCCGGCGCCGTCCGCAAGGGCCGCTCGCTGGGCGATGCGATCGCGGCGAGGATGCCCGAGTCACCCGACGACCTGATGGCCGCCAACATCGCAGAGCAGATCCTCGGGGTAGCGCACGAGCCACAGCCGGGGTTGGTGGAGGCCGATGCGAAATCCTTTCCCGGATACCAGAGGAGCCACGCCGCACAGCAAAAGAAGGCGCTGCTGGCGATCGGTATGCGCCATATCGGCGACGCCGAGGCGACGGGACTGATGCAGACGCTCGGCCAGCGCGTGCTGCTGGGACTGTATGCCGATGCCACGGGTGAAGTGGGGGTCGCCACCTTCGCGCTGAAACCGAAGTGGCCGGGCCTGGTGGGGTTCGTCTTGCTGCTCGTCACGGGCAAATGGAAGGTGCACCGGATGACCGAATGCGTCTCGCACTTTGACGACGGGACGCATATCTCGACGCAATACGAGAGCATTTCGCCCTTCGCGTACGGCGGTCCGATCGATATCGAGCGTATTCCGCGCAACCAGACGGTGCAGGCGCTCGTCGCGCGACACCGTGAGCGGGTGGATGCCTATAAGCAGCAACGCCCGTATTCCCGGCCACTGCTTGCCACCGACCTGGAAGGAGTGGAGGAACGCTGGTGCGCGGGCCAGGACGCCAAGCGCAACTACCGCCGCTCGATTGGCTACGCCACTGATAGCGAACTGCGCGGACTCCTGGGCGCGCACTACGGGCAGCTGGGTGACAAGGTAAAGGCCAAGCTCGTCGAACTCGCGGCGGACCGCGACGGCGACTAA
- a CDS encoding plastocyanin/azurin family copper-binding protein, producing MATATASNDKSTAFRAVGLALVGGIAALVASAQTGIAKAETRPSALYTVLVGARGELIYEPPVLTIRAGDRVRFINVGGFHNVIADDNSFRCANGCEGDGGSGAPSNAFWSFTLTFNTPGKIGYYCSAHGSPGSGMIGEIQVEPVSVSLQSFSVD from the coding sequence ATGGCAACTGCAACGGCGTCAAACGACAAGTCTACCGCTTTCCGCGCGGTCGGCCTTGCGCTGGTCGGCGGGATCGCCGCGCTGGTCGCATCGGCCCAGACGGGAATCGCCAAGGCCGAAACGCGACCGTCAGCCCTGTACACGGTGCTGGTCGGTGCCCGCGGCGAGTTGATCTACGAACCGCCGGTTCTGACCATTCGTGCCGGTGATCGCGTGCGGTTTATCAATGTTGGCGGTTTCCACAATGTGATTGCGGACGACAATTCGTTCCGGTGTGCCAATGGCTGCGAAGGGGACGGTGGCAGTGGCGCGCCCAGCAATGCGTTCTGGAGTTTCACGCTCACCTTCAACACGCCCGGCAAGATCGGCTACTACTGTTCCGCGCACGGCTCGCCCGGCAGCGGGATGATTGGCGAGATCCAGGTCGAGCCGGTTTCGGTCAGCCTGCAATCCTTCTCGGTCGACTGA
- a CDS encoding class I SAM-dependent methyltransferase, whose product MSASRPRRSVADRAALERHGSGSEPLAYDAAAYGERCALFYDEIYPKAPRQAIDRLTTLAGDRAVLEAGVGTGRFAIALAQRGLSVTGVDASAAMLAALHQKPGAAGIQTVLGDFTTLQWPARFGLVTCLVDTLALLPDAARQAAAINRLAAALEPGGFLVVETMVIDSLAPSSLHADIPVDSRHGRHRYRVDLCPVAYDALDAWVAAAGLALSVRWCDWNGRPWQGQQGNLISIFTKPQRDGTEPSR is encoded by the coding sequence ATGTCCGCTAGCCGACCACGCCGGTCCGTCGCCGACCGGGCGGCACTGGAGCGTCACGGATCCGGCAGCGAACCGCTGGCATACGATGCCGCGGCCTACGGCGAGCGCTGCGCGCTGTTCTATGACGAGATCTACCCGAAAGCCCCACGCCAGGCGATCGATCGCCTCACGACATTGGCCGGGGACCGCGCGGTCCTGGAGGCTGGCGTAGGCACCGGGCGCTTCGCCATCGCGCTGGCGCAACGCGGGCTGTCCGTCACCGGCGTCGATGCGTCGGCCGCCATGCTGGCCGCACTGCACCAGAAGCCGGGTGCGGCAGGCATTCAGACAGTGCTCGGCGATTTCACGACGTTGCAATGGCCAGCGCGGTTCGGCCTGGTGACGTGCCTGGTCGACACCCTGGCCCTGCTGCCCGATGCCGCGCGCCAGGCGGCTGCCATCAATCGGCTCGCCGCGGCACTGGAGCCAGGGGGCTTCCTGGTCGTGGAAACGATGGTGATCGATTCGCTGGCACCGTCATCGCTTCACGCCGACATTCCCGTAGATAGCCGCCACGGCCGTCATCGCTACCGGGTTGACCTGTGCCCCGTCGCGTACGACGCACTGGATGCGTGGGTGGCCGCAGCTGGTCTGGCGCTTTCAGTGCGTTGGTGCGACTGGAACGGTCGGCCCTGGCAAGGTCAACAGGGTAATCTGATCTCGATCTTCACCAAGCCACAGCGCGACGGCACCGAACCGTCGCGCTGA
- a CDS encoding amidohydrolase family protein, whose protein sequence is MKYLMPLLVLLGAVAAQAADKPVVLVGGDVYTVSHGVIPRGELLIVDGKIAAVGARVEAPAGAERIDVTGKRVYPGYIAANSTIGLTEVEAVRATVDLAETGAINPNARALVAVDADSKLIPVARSNGVLSVLVVPQPSDEGLLSGQSSLVQLDGWTWESMTIKDPVGVHLSWPQSRMPTWMPQQAQEKAAEAVKTKLAAIEQAFRDARAYQAARASDPKTRTDVRWEAMLPVLEGSRPLFIHADDAVQIRDALDFAKKENLRIVLVGAFDAWRFAATLKARDIPVILGSSHNLPMRRWEAYDTVFAAAGKLAEAGVRLAIANDAGSASNERNLPFQAATYAAFGLGAEKALRAITLGPAEILGVADRLGSLDVGKDATLFVANGDALENATQVERAWIRGHEIDMANSQTRLYDKYRGKYEGKAKQ, encoded by the coding sequence ATGAAGTACCTGATGCCCCTTCTTGTGCTGCTGGGTGCCGTAGCGGCCCAGGCGGCGGACAAACCGGTCGTACTGGTCGGCGGCGACGTGTATACCGTCAGCCACGGAGTGATTCCGCGTGGCGAGCTGCTGATCGTCGATGGCAAGATCGCGGCGGTCGGCGCCCGCGTGGAAGCACCGGCCGGTGCCGAACGGATTGACGTCACCGGCAAGCGGGTCTATCCCGGTTACATCGCGGCCAACAGCACGATTGGCCTGACCGAGGTCGAGGCCGTGCGCGCCACGGTCGATCTGGCGGAAACCGGAGCCATCAATCCGAATGCGCGCGCCCTGGTCGCGGTAGACGCCGACAGCAAATTGATCCCCGTCGCCCGCTCCAACGGCGTGCTGAGCGTACTGGTCGTGCCGCAGCCCTCGGACGAGGGCCTGCTGAGCGGGCAGTCGTCACTGGTGCAGCTGGACGGCTGGACCTGGGAATCGATGACCATCAAAGACCCGGTCGGCGTGCATCTGTCCTGGCCGCAGTCGCGCATGCCGACGTGGATGCCGCAGCAGGCGCAGGAGAAAGCCGCCGAAGCCGTCAAGACCAAGCTAGCGGCAATCGAGCAGGCGTTCCGCGATGCGCGTGCCTACCAGGCGGCGCGTGCGTCAGATCCGAAGACTCGCACCGATGTGCGCTGGGAAGCCATGCTGCCGGTGCTGGAAGGGTCGCGTCCGTTGTTTATTCATGCGGATGACGCCGTGCAGATCCGCGACGCATTGGATTTTGCAAAGAAAGAGAATCTTCGCATTGTGCTGGTTGGCGCATTTGATGCGTGGCGTTTCGCCGCCACGCTCAAGGCGCGCGACATACCGGTGATCCTCGGTTCGTCGCACAACCTGCCGATGCGTCGCTGGGAGGCCTACGACACCGTGTTCGCCGCTGCCGGCAAGCTGGCGGAGGCCGGTGTGCGTCTGGCCATCGCCAACGACGCCGGTTCTGCTTCGAACGAGCGCAATCTACCCTTCCAGGCGGCCACCTACGCGGCGTTCGGGCTTGGGGCGGAGAAGGCGCTGCGCGCCATTACGCTGGGACCGGCGGAAATCCTCGGTGTCGCCGACCGCCTCGGTTCGCTGGACGTGGGCAAGGACGCCACGCTCTTCGTCGCCAATGGCGATGCGCTGGAAAACGCCACCCAGGTCGAGCGTGCCTGGATTCGCGGGCACGAGATCGACATGGCCAATTCGCAGACGCGCCTGTACGACAAGTACCGGGGCAAATACGAAGGCAAGGCCAAGCAATAG
- a CDS encoding amidohydrolase family protein, whose amino-acid sequence MAWLGASPVSAQVGTVPQEGIRDNTPRWVALTHARLVIRPGQVVEDGTLVMRDGVIVSAGRGAAPKGALELDVAGKTIFAGFIEAQSDYAQVADPAAAAPAPAVAMPYSPVPQQGARHWNARVRPERDLSESLKPDAKKAESLRKLGFTSVVSTPEKGIFRGQSAVISLADTPRVNDALIKPRVGQHLSFENSSFPSTEYPGSLMGAIALIRQTFHDARWQHDRIAWQAKHRNAERVAANLALDALQGPMSGAQPVVFVAEDELDYGRALAIADEFKLRTVISGNGREYREVARLKAAGVPVIVPLNFVEVPAIDDPERALDVPLSDLSHWEWAPFNARVLAEAGVPFAFTGAGIKKLDEQYWANLRKAVSSGLDEQAALAALTIQPATMFGVADKLGTLEAGKLAQITIADADLFRSDKARIYESWIDGKRYAFASIATPDPRGTWTLRWNGVNGPASVEISGELNELTAKAGDTTFPVVLGDQRMTLYPPGALLGLKDERLPMTVTFRRQHIEGRGQLAGGAEFLVEGDLTTAKPRIAEAPKAKPALPADQGRFPAGEFGRTEPAISRTVVFRHATVWTQGPQGRLDDADVAIAGGRIVAVGQNLKAPRDAEEVDARGKHIAPGIIDPHSHMAVAKGVNEGTHAITSEVRIGDVLDPTDMTIYRQLAGGVTAAHLLHGSANPIGGQAQVIKLRWGEDAEALRMTDAPRSIKFALGENVKQANWGPQFNKRYPQTRMGVEQVHVDSFLAAQQYGEKLAASGKDREPVRRDLRLEALLEILQKKRFVHVHSYRQDEILAFARTAQRFQFVPVFQHILEGYKVADVLASLGAGASTFSDWWAYKMEVADAIPHNGTLMAQQGVVVTFNSDSDEMGRRLNTEAAKAVKYGGMAEVDALNLVTLNAARQLRIDHRVGSLETGKDADLVLWSGSPLSSLSRVEQTWIDGRKYFDRRDDLKERERIDAERQRLIGKALPERIKALAKKDTDKKDGKVAPTAPRDAHDESADLSLIHHANIRGPYHNSEPVNSCSAQESH is encoded by the coding sequence GTGGCCTGGCTGGGGGCCAGTCCAGTTTCGGCACAGGTTGGCACGGTTCCGCAGGAGGGAATCCGTGACAACACACCGCGCTGGGTAGCGCTGACGCACGCTCGGCTGGTCATCCGCCCAGGGCAGGTCGTCGAGGACGGCACGCTGGTCATGCGTGACGGGGTCATTGTCTCCGCCGGCAGGGGCGCGGCGCCCAAAGGGGCGCTCGAGCTCGACGTGGCCGGGAAAACCATTTTTGCCGGCTTTATCGAGGCACAGTCGGATTACGCGCAAGTCGCTGATCCGGCCGCCGCTGCACCCGCGCCCGCCGTGGCGATGCCTTATTCACCCGTACCGCAGCAGGGTGCCCGGCACTGGAATGCCCGGGTTCGGCCCGAGCGCGATCTCAGCGAATCACTCAAGCCGGATGCGAAGAAGGCCGAAAGCCTGCGCAAGCTGGGCTTCACGTCCGTGGTCAGCACGCCGGAGAAAGGTATTTTCCGCGGACAGAGCGCTGTGATATCGCTGGCCGATACGCCGCGCGTCAATGACGCACTGATCAAACCCCGCGTCGGCCAGCACCTGTCCTTCGAAAATTCGAGCTTTCCGTCGACGGAATACCCTGGCTCCCTGATGGGCGCGATCGCGCTGATCCGGCAGACCTTCCACGACGCCCGTTGGCAGCACGACCGCATCGCCTGGCAGGCGAAGCACCGGAACGCCGAGCGTGTCGCGGCCAATCTGGCCCTGGACGCACTGCAGGGGCCGATGTCCGGCGCGCAGCCGGTCGTGTTCGTCGCGGAGGATGAACTTGACTACGGCCGTGCGCTGGCCATCGCCGACGAGTTCAAGCTGCGCACCGTGATCAGCGGTAACGGTCGTGAGTACCGCGAAGTCGCGCGACTCAAGGCGGCCGGCGTACCGGTGATCGTGCCGTTGAATTTCGTCGAGGTGCCCGCGATCGACGATCCGGAGCGCGCGCTCGACGTGCCGCTGTCGGACCTCTCCCACTGGGAGTGGGCACCCTTCAACGCGCGCGTGCTGGCCGAGGCCGGCGTGCCGTTTGCCTTCACCGGCGCTGGCATCAAGAAGTTGGATGAACAGTACTGGGCCAACCTGCGCAAGGCCGTCTCCAGCGGGCTGGACGAACAGGCCGCCCTGGCGGCACTGACCATCCAGCCTGCCACGATGTTCGGCGTTGCCGACAAACTGGGCACGCTCGAAGCAGGCAAGCTGGCGCAGATCACCATCGCCGACGCGGACCTGTTCCGTTCGGACAAGGCGCGCATCTACGAGTCCTGGATCGACGGCAAGCGCTACGCCTTCGCAAGCATTGCCACGCCGGATCCCCGCGGCACCTGGACCCTGCGCTGGAACGGCGTCAACGGCCCGGCCAGCGTGGAAATCAGCGGCGAACTCAATGAACTCACGGCCAAGGCGGGCGATACGACCTTCCCGGTCGTGCTCGGCGATCAGCGAATGACGCTGTACCCGCCAGGTGCATTGCTCGGCCTCAAGGACGAGCGCCTGCCGATGACCGTGACATTCCGCCGGCAACACATCGAAGGTCGCGGGCAGCTGGCCGGTGGCGCGGAATTCCTGGTCGAAGGCGATCTCACCACGGCCAAGCCGCGTATTGCCGAGGCGCCCAAGGCCAAGCCGGCCCTGCCGGCCGATCAAGGCCGGTTCCCGGCCGGCGAATTCGGTCGCACTGAACCGGCGATCTCGCGCACCGTCGTGTTCCGGCACGCCACGGTGTGGACCCAGGGCCCGCAGGGTCGCCTGGACGACGCCGACGTGGCGATCGCCGGCGGCCGAATCGTGGCCGTTGGCCAGAACCTGAAAGCACCCAGGGACGCCGAGGAAGTCGACGCGCGCGGCAAGCATATTGCGCCAGGCATTATCGACCCGCATTCGCACATGGCGGTCGCCAAGGGCGTCAACGAGGGGACCCACGCCATCACCAGCGAAGTGCGAATTGGTGACGTGCTCGACCCCACCGACATGACGATCTATCGCCAGCTGGCCGGCGGCGTCACCGCGGCGCACCTGCTGCATGGTTCCGCCAATCCTATCGGCGGCCAGGCCCAGGTGATCAAGCTGCGTTGGGGCGAGGACGCCGAGGCTCTGCGGATGACCGACGCGCCGCGCTCCATCAAGTTCGCGCTGGGCGAAAACGTCAAGCAGGCCAACTGGGGGCCACAGTTCAACAAGCGCTATCCGCAGACCCGCATGGGCGTGGAGCAGGTGCACGTCGACAGTTTCCTCGCCGCGCAGCAATACGGCGAGAAGCTCGCCGCGAGCGGCAAGGATCGTGAACCCGTGCGGCGCGACCTTCGCCTGGAAGCACTGCTGGAAATTCTGCAGAAGAAGCGTTTTGTACACGTGCACAGCTATCGCCAGGACGAGATCCTCGCGTTTGCGCGTACGGCGCAGCGCTTCCAGTTCGTGCCGGTGTTCCAGCACATCCTGGAAGGCTACAAGGTGGCCGACGTACTGGCCTCGCTGGGAGCTGGCGCGTCCACGTTCAGCGACTGGTGGGCGTACAAGATGGAGGTCGCCGATGCCATTCCGCACAACGGTACCCTGATGGCGCAGCAGGGCGTGGTCGTCACGTTCAATTCCGATTCCGACGAAATGGGCCGCCGCCTGAACACCGAAGCGGCCAAGGCCGTGAAGTACGGCGGCATGGCGGAGGTCGACGCACTCAACCTGGTGACGCTCAACGCCGCGCGCCAGTTGCGTATCGATCACCGCGTCGGCTCGCTCGAAACAGGAAAGGATGCGGACCTGGTGCTGTGGTCCGGCAGCCCGCTCTCGTCGCTGTCGCGGGTGGAGCAGACCTGGATTGATGGACGCAAATACTTCGACCGCCGTGATGACCTCAAGGAACGCGAGCGCATCGACGCCGAGCGCCAGCGCTTGATCGGCAAGGCCCTGCCCGAACGCATCAAGGCACTGGCCAAGAAAGACACCGACAAGAAGGATGGAAAGGTTGCACCGACCGCGCCGCGCGACGCACACGATGAATCGGCTGACCTGTCGTTGATCCACCACGCCAACATCCGCGGTCCGTATCACAACAGTGAGCCGGTCAACAGCTGCTCGGCACAGGAGTCCCATTGA
- a CDS encoding class II 3-deoxy-7-phosphoheptulonate synthase — translation MSLSERSIGPVREAKDWTPSSWQSRPAVQQPNYTNAAELDRALAKLRELPPLVTSWEVMALRRQIAEAQEGKRFLLQGGDCAESFDDCSSALISNRLKVLLQMSLVLTHGLKLPVVRVGRFAGQYAKPRSADVETRDGVTLPCYRGDIVNAVEFTPEARRPDPQRLIDGHSHSALTMNFVRALIDGGFADLHHPEYWDLDWVKLSPLQNEYQRMVESIGDSLRFMETLHGAPIGSFSRVDFYTSHEALVLHYEQAQTRQVPRQWGWFNLSTHFPWIGMRTADVDGAHVEYFRGIRNPIAVKVGPSVKPDQLKRLVATLNPDNEPGRLTLLHRMGDKITQNLPPLVEAVKAEGARVLWSCDPMHGNTESTSTGVKTRRFENICAELEHAFDIHAAAGTRLGGVHLELTGENVTECLGGARDLTETDLSRAYKTNVDPRLNYEQSLELAMLIVRKQAAAAPVAAGPN, via the coding sequence ATGAGTTTGAGCGAGCGCAGTATCGGTCCTGTCCGCGAAGCCAAGGATTGGACCCCGTCGTCCTGGCAGTCACGCCCCGCGGTGCAGCAGCCGAACTATACGAACGCGGCCGAACTCGATCGTGCTCTGGCCAAGCTGCGTGAGCTGCCGCCCCTGGTCACTTCCTGGGAAGTCATGGCCCTGCGCCGCCAGATTGCCGAAGCCCAGGAAGGCAAGCGGTTCCTCCTCCAGGGCGGTGATTGCGCCGAGAGCTTTGACGACTGCTCCTCCGCGCTGATTTCGAACCGGCTCAAGGTGTTGTTGCAGATGAGCCTGGTGCTGACCCACGGGTTGAAACTGCCGGTCGTGCGGGTGGGACGCTTTGCCGGCCAGTATGCCAAGCCGCGTTCGGCGGATGTCGAAACCCGCGACGGCGTCACCCTGCCGTGCTATCGCGGCGATATCGTCAACGCCGTCGAATTCACCCCCGAGGCCCGTCGCCCGGATCCGCAACGCCTGATCGACGGACATTCGCATTCGGCGCTCACGATGAACTTCGTCCGCGCACTGATCGACGGTGGCTTTGCCGACCTCCATCACCCGGAATACTGGGATCTGGACTGGGTCAAACTCTCGCCGCTACAGAATGAGTATCAGCGCATGGTGGAATCGATCGGCGATTCCCTGCGCTTCATGGAAACCCTTCACGGTGCGCCGATCGGCAGCTTCTCCCGCGTCGATTTCTACACCTCGCACGAAGCGCTGGTGCTGCACTACGAGCAGGCGCAGACGCGCCAGGTTCCGCGCCAGTGGGGCTGGTTCAACCTGTCGACGCATTTCCCCTGGATCGGAATGCGCACCGCCGATGTGGATGGCGCCCATGTGGAATATTTCCGCGGTATCCGCAATCCGATTGCCGTGAAGGTGGGGCCGTCGGTCAAGCCCGACCAGCTCAAGCGTCTGGTCGCGACACTCAATCCGGACAACGAGCCCGGTCGCCTGACGCTGTTGCATCGCATGGGCGACAAGATCACCCAGAACCTGCCGCCCCTGGTCGAGGCCGTGAAAGCCGAGGGTGCCCGTGTGCTGTGGAGCTGCGATCCGATGCACGGCAATACGGAATCGACTTCCACCGGCGTAAAGACCCGACGTTTCGAAAACATCTGCGCCGAACTCGAACACGCGTTCGACATCCATGCCGCCGCCGGTACGCGTCTGGGTGGCGTCCATCTGGAGCTGACCGGCGAGAACGTCACCGAGTGCCTGGGCGGTGCCCGCGACCTCACCGAGACGGACCTGTCGCGCGCCTACAAGACCAACGTCGATCCGCGCCTGAATTACGAGCAATCGCTGGAACTGGCCATGCTGATCGTGCGCAAGCAGGCAGCTGCGGCTCCCGTGGCTGCAGGGCCGAACTGA